The window GAAAAGGGTTTGGGCAGCAATTTCAAGTGGCTGGCTATCCTGTTTGCTGCATGTGGTCTTGTGGCCACCTTTGGGGGCGGTAATATGGTACAGTCCAATTCAATGACCATTGCCTTCGTCGATCATTTTGCCACACAAAAATATTATGAAGAGACACCATTGTCTGTATTACATAAAGGAAAGACTATTGACAGAGTTGATGGTGTAGATCTTTTCATAGACGTAAGGGATGGAAGGTCACTGGCTATTGATGTCACAGAAGATGAGACGGTTGGGGATTTTTTGCATAACATCAACAACCATCCGGATAATTCACCAAAGTTTGTTTCGGCACAGATCGCCATGGGCAATGCTCGAATTGAGATCATAGATCTGACTCAGGGTGACCATCAGTTTATGCTGAAGTCTCCCGGTGGCGTTAAAGTATTGAAAGAGCTGGGATTTATTGATAATAAAGGTGCTCTCACAAAATCGAATGATACAAAGGTGGCTACGTTTGTCCCTGAAAGAATACTTTTGAGGTCTATTATCGGGATTATCATCTCTCTGGTTGTCGGACTCGTCATAATCGGTGGTATCAGGAGGATCGGGAAGGTTGCCGGCAAGCTTGTCCCCTTTATGTCTTCCATCTATGTGGCTGGTGCACTCTTTATCATATGCTGCCACTTTACCCAGATACCTCATGCATTTGGTCTGATTTTCAAGCATGCATTTACGCCTACCTCGGCAATTGGTGGTTTTGCGGGTGCTACGGTTTTATATACGATCACGTGGGGCGTAAGGAGGGCGGCGTTTTCCAATGAGGCGGGTCTGGGAAGCGCCCCGATAGCCCATGCCGCAGCAAAGACAACAGAGCCGGTGCGGGAGGGGCTCGTCGCAATGCTGGGACCATTGATTGACACCATCGTAATCTGCTCCATGACGGCACTCGTAATTATCATAACGGGAGAGTGGAAGAGCGATGCCGATTCCTCAGTATTGACAAAAAATGCCTTCAATTCAGGGATACCCTACTTTGGCGGTTCCATTGTATCGATTGGCCTGATCCTGTTTGCTGTTTCAACGGCCATAAGCTGGTCGTACTATGGTGACCGTTGTGCAGAATATCTATTTGGAAAAGGTGCTATAATCCCCTATCGCTGGGTATATGTTGCCGCCATTTTTGTGGGTGCGGTAATGAAACTAGAGTTTGTCTGGAATTTTTCCGATATCACGTTAGGTCTTATGGCATTACCGAACCTTATTGCCATTATTGCTTTGAGCGGGGTGGTGGTAAGTCTGACAAAGGATTATTTTTCTCGCAGGCATACTCGATTCAAGTAGTATTATATACTCATCTTATAATGGTTTTCGGTTTTACCGGAAATAAAATCTTGGTGAAGGTATACTCGCTCAATTTTAACTCGGATTTTATCCGAAAACCATTACGAGATGAGTATACATGATCGATAAGAAACAGGATAAACAGATGCAGGAAAATTACGACGTGGTAATTGTGGGAGCCGGTCCTTCCGGTGCGATGGCCGCACGGGTGCTGGTAGAGAAGGGACTGAGAGTGCTGATAATTGAGAAAAAGAGACTACCTCGATACAAGATATGCTCTGGAATCATATTCAGGAAATCACAAGATATAACAGACAGATATTTTGGGCAAATCCCGAAATCTGCTTATGTGGAGCCCGAGCTACTGCAGGGAGTCCGGATGTGGGATTGCAGTGGAGGCTACCGTGATATGCCATTCAGTAAGGAGGGGAGAGGGGCACCAAATGTTTGGCGGTCAGAATTTGATCACTGGCTTGTTCGCGGTTCTGGCGCAGAGGTTCGGGATCTTTTCGTTTTTTTGGGTTTTGATGTTGAAGGCGACTCTTTAACACTCAAATGCCGGGATATGAGAGAAGAGAGGGAAGTTCGTGTTACCGGTAAGTACCTGGTAAGTGCGGAGGGTGGCAAATCCTTGATTCGGGCTCAGCTTGATCCGGAGTTTGAAAATGGATTGAGATGGTTTGTTGCATATCAGAATTACTATGAAGGTGAATCAGACCTTGACCCCAATCTCTATCATGGTTTTCTTGATCCGCAATACGGTGACGTCTATGCATGGTTTAGTGTGAAGGACGGACTGCAGATATTTGGTACAGCAGTAAAGAAGGGGAGCATGATTGCTCCCTATCTCATGAAATATACTGAATTTTTGAAGGATCAATTCAGTCTGAAACTCAAGGAGATGGTTAGAAAGTCTGGTTGCGTGGGAAACAATATGTGTCCGGAGGGTAAATTTTATCTGGGCAAGGGAAACGTGCTGCTGGTTGGAGAAGCAGGTGGGTTTTTGAACGCATTTGGCGAGGGTATATCCTGTGCACTTACATCGGGTTTATGTGCCGGAGAGGCCATAATTAAATGTTTGGAGTCCGGAGAAAGTGCGCTTTCCTTATATACGGAGCTTACGAAACATGAAAGAAGACTCACCCGGCTGTCATGGAGGATGGGGGGGAAGATGGCGGGCAGGAATCTTATGCCCTTATAGTGTTTGAAAGAAAACTGCCCATCTACTGCGTTGCTGTAATAATTCCGTAATCCTCACGTACTTGAGTACGTTCCGGTTACGCAATTATTACGCGCCTTGTACCTGGACGGTTTTCGTTCAAACACAGGGTCTCTGTTCAAACACAGAGGCACTGTTCAAGCACTCTATATTTCTAAAGAGTGGGCAGTGGGCAATAAACAGTTGACAGTTAGCAGTTGGCAGTTGACAAAAATAGGGAAAAACGGAACACCTTTCTGTAAACCAATAAATTTTTAAAGCAAAGTATATTGGCCCTCTTACTAACAAGCGTGTCAATTTGCCAATTTCCTACTGCCTGCTCAGCAGATTGCCAATGATAAAGGTAACCTGTTCACTAAAACACGAGGGTACTGCTATCATAATCTTAATCATATCATTAATTATAATGTTTGCAGGCTTAATGGGGATAGTGCTTCCTATTGTTCCCAGTACGCCCGTTATCTGGTTTGGCGCGTTTCTCTATGCATTTTTTGATGGCTTTAACAAGATAACCTGGATGATGCTCATCATCTTTGCTGCCATGACCATATTCTCGTTAGTACTCGATTACTTTGGAGGTATTATCGGGGCAAAGAAATTCGGAGCGACAAGGTGGGGTATCATTGGATCTATCATAGGGGGAATCGTAGGCTTCTTTACGGGCGGCTTGGTTGGCTTAATCTTTGGCCCCTTTTTCGGCGCGGTATTATTCGAGATACTGTTTGGTAAGGATTTTAAGACTGCCTTTAAATCAGGGGTTGGTACAATAGTCGGTTTCCTTGGTGGTGCAGTAGCAAAGCTCGTCATCAGTGTTGTCATGATTGGGATCTTTATCTGGAAGGTGTTTTAGTACGCCATGTTGTAAATAAGGTTACGTATTGTATCCAATTCTTTATTAGGAAGCCAGGAAACCATGAGATTAGGAATTGCTAATTCCCTAATCTCATGGCCCAGGAAAGAACAACAAGTTGTTTTTTCCTGGGCCCTAAACACATCTCGTCTCTTAATAGACACTCTCTACCTCTGCCGAAACTTACTCAATTAATCTCTAAAAATAAAAAAACATGACAGGTATAATATCATCAATCGCCCAGAGGACTCCTCACATCAAGTATATTTTTTGTTGCAACATGAGTGTAGATCATTGTGGTTTGAAGGTTTCAGTGCCCGAGCAACTCCTGAATTTTCCTGATGTCATATTCTTTTTCCAGAAGATGGGGAGCAAAACTGTGTCTGAGGGTATGTACCGATGCCGGTTTTGTGATATCAGTTTTTATCACAGCACTCTTAAAAGTCTTCTGTAACGATGCGGGATGCATGTGATGACGGCGAACCGTATGAGTACGTGGATCTACTGACCTAAAACTGAACGCGATCAAATAACAAGTTCAGAGATCCGGATCTCTGAATTTATAGAATTTTTCTTCATGCCAAGTGCAAGTATAACAAATTGAACTTTACATTCGAGATGTTGAACTATAATATGCTGTCAAATTATAGAATAAATATAAAAATTAATGTTAGGGTAAAAATAAACTGGTACATAAATGGAATTTGAATGGGATAAAAAAAAAGCAGCATCAAATGAAATAAAACATGGTGTCTCATTTCAAGAGGCTGGTACAATATTTGGTGATCCATTAGCTTTAACATACAATGATCCAGATCACTCAATTAACGAAAATCGATATATTACTTTTGGAATTTCAAGACTGGGCAAGAACTTGGTAGTGTCCCATACTGAGCGTGGCGATAAAACCAGGATCATTAGTGCTCGCCAAATGACAAAGAATGAAAGGACAATATATGAAGAAGGTTAAAAAGGAAGATGAATTAAAACCTGAATACAAGAGATCAGAGCTAGGCAAAGGGGTCAGAGGAAAATATTATGAGTCATATAAATCCTCACATAACCTTGTTCTTCTCAATCCGGAAGTTGCAAGCGCTTTCCCGACTGAGCAGGCAGTAAATAAGGCACTTATGTCATTAATTGCCAAATCTAAAACAGCAAAAACCCTAACAAAAAAATCCAGTTGACCAGAAATGTGATATTTTTTTTGTCGGAATAGGGCTGCAAAAAAACGGTTTCAAGTCTATCAGAGCCAATTTTCATGTCTATTTCCACCAACTGATTTAAAACGTTATACCATGGAAATAAAAAACAACGGAGTATTCAATGTCATATGAATCGCAAAGCATCAGGGATGCTATTGAGGAAGTTAATAGGACATACTTCCTGCCAGCGATACAAAGAGAGTTCGTTTGGGACACATATCGCGTAGAAAAGCTGTTTGATTCAATAATGGGTGATTATCCGATTAGCTCATTTTTGTTCTGGAAAGTTAGAGAAGAAAATAAGAAGGACTGGGCTTCTTATGAATTCATCAGAAATTTTGACCAAGACGCCCCACACAACATTTACACTGAACTATCTGGAATCAACAAAGACATATACCTTATTTTATGGCCATAAAAATAAGCAAGTAGAACCGCTACTCAACCATACCGCGGGATACGTGGTTTAATTTTAAAACTAAATTCTTGTGCGGCTTATCAAGGGTGTCGTTATTTGTCTATGAAAATAGTCTCTTGGAACTGTAACGGGGCTTTAAGAAAAAAGACCCAAGAAGTAGATAAGCTTGATGCAGATATTATTATTATACAAGAATGCGAAGATCCTGCCTTGTCAACAAAAGATTATCAAAATTGGGCTGGAGACTATTTGTGGGTCGGTGACTCAAATCATAAGGAAATCTGTGTATTTCCTAAAAACAATAATGAAGTAAAACGCCTGGACTGGTATGGAGAATTTGAAATAGAAGGCTTGAGTAGTCATAGCTCTTCTATAAAGTGGACAACTTATGATTTAAAGTTGTTTCTTCCTTGTAAAGTAAACGAAAGCTTTAATATTTTAGGCGTTTGGACAAAGGGTACAGATTCAGAAGTCTTTGGATATATTGGCCAGTTCTGGAAATTCCTTCAAATTCACAAAAAGAATCTATCGACAAGTAGGCAAATAATTATAGGGGATTTTAATAGTAACAAAATATGGGACAAAGCTGATAGATGGTGGAACCACTCAGATGTAGTTTGTGAATTGAACGATATCGGCCTTATAAGCTTATTTCATCACCAACACGTTGAAAATCAAGGGAAAGAGTCTATTCCTACGTTCTTCATGCACAGAAAAAAAGAAAAATCATATCATATTGATTATGCATTTATATCAACTGATTTTGTAAATAGCAGTAATATTGAAATTGGTGGAAAGGAAAGTTGGCTATCATTAAGTGATCATATGCCAATAAGCGTGACTTTAAACAGTTAGCCATGCCATCAAATTGACGCCAAAAAGCGGCGCAATTTATGGCAAGCGTTGTACGTGAGAGTATGAAGAAAGATTCACAAGTTACTGGTAATATTGGGCTCTACTGGACATGCTATCATCTCTCTCGCATGGGCTGAAATGCAATGCCAACATCTCGAAACGCACGTGGCGTAGACATTATTGCCTATACCGGCGACTGTTCCCAGATGATATCCCTACAAGTCAAAACCCTTAGTAAGAGAAATCCCGTCCCACTCGGTAAGTCACTTGACAAATTAATGGGGTAGTTCTGGGTAATCGTAAACAACGTAGTAGCTGCTCCTCCTCAGACATATATCATGCTGCCTCAGGAAGTCAAAGACCTTGCACACCGTGGAGAGAAGGATGGAAGAGTATCTTACTGGCTTCAACCTTCATCATACTGCACAGAACAGTTTCATGAGGCCTGGAACAGAAAAGGTAAACCAAATTAAAACGTACAACATGCTGGCGTTAGGGACCGCTCGTGCCTTGCGGCCCCAGACCAGCGGCGTTGGGCTTAAAAAATATAAGGAGATTTGTTATGTTCTTGAAGACGAGGAAGGTTTAGCCAACATGCGTCACCTTGGGAAATGCATCGATTGGCTTGGCAAGGCCATTATTCCCACTATAGATAACTATCCAAAGTCTTAGTCTTTACAGATAACAAAGGATATGCTCTATTCTCCTATTGTCGAATAACGTATATCCAGAACGTTGAGAAGAAAAGATGAAAATGTATAACAAATAAGGTTAGATTGTGTGAAGAGGAACGGAAAACAGCGAGTTTTTTATAGATTTCTGCTATTACTGTTTTTCGTTGCTTACCCATGTCGTTTGACATTGATATGACACATAAATTAATAGCGGCGTCGTTTCTTATAGCATCAGTCACCCTTGTTCGTCTGATACTGAAGGACAACTGGGACAATGTAGCGGCGCTATCGAATTTCAAAGGGCCGGTCGAAATTATTGGCGCTGAAAATGACACGGTTATCCCGGTGAGACACGCAAAGGCTCTTGCCGCGGCTATTCCCGGATCAAAGCTGTCGATTATTGATGGAGGCCATAATGATTGGTCTTACGAGAGCCGAGTGAAAATTAGGAATCCATGAGGTGTTTTGCCAGAAACGGTCGAACCAGGTGTTCCACCGGAACTGCGGGAAAGGGTACTCGCCTGCCGGTGAACTTTTCGTTCAACTGCTAACCCGCAGAATTTATCTGGTGTATGGGCAGGGAAATGATAAATTTTGTTCCGCTACCCGGTATGTTTTCAACCGCTATTCTCCCTTTATGTAACAGCACAATATGTTTTACAATTGAAAGCCCCAGGCCTGCTCCTCCAAGTTTTCTCGATCGGGATTGGTCCACCACATAAAATCTTTCAAAAATTCTGGACAGGTGTTTTTTCGGAATACCTATTCCGGTATCTGATATCTGGATGGTGACCTCATTTCCCTGTCGGTGTAATGAGATTTGAATCTCTCCTTTTTCAGTATACTTGATGGCGTTGTCAATTAAGTTTATAAATACCTGTTCCAGTTTAAACGGGTCTGCAAAGAGGAGGGGAAGCGCCTCATCGGTAGTGTAACGTAACTGTATGTTCTTCTCTGTTAATCTCTGGCTGAAGATCTTGAGAACGTTTTCTATCAGAACTTTTAAATTCACCTCTCCTGATTCCAGGCCGGTATTTTTTTCTTCCAGCTTTGACAATAACAGCAAATCGTCAACGATGGTGATCACCCTGTCTGTATTTCTCTTGATGATATCCAGATAATATTTATTCTTCTCTTCGATGCCATCTTCCATAGTCTCAATAAATCCCTTTATCGCCGTAAGCGGTGTTCGTAACTCGTGTGAAACATTTACTATAAAATCTTTTTTTGTCTTTTCGAGATTCCTGATCTTTGTTATATCGTGAAGCGTCGCAACCAATTCATCTTTATTGCAGAAAGTAGCGCTGCACAAATATACCTTCTCCTCCAGCACTACCTCACTCTCAAGGTTTGTTTTCTCCTTTCTTGCCTTTTTTATCAATTCACCAAAGGTAAGCTCTCTTAAGACCTCCCAGTAAAATTTCCCTTTAGCAGAATTGTTCTGTACGATCCGTTCAAAGCTCTTATTACAGATGAGTATCTTTCCTTTCCTGTCCAGCACACAAAGCCCCTCTTTGATTGAGGTGATAATGTTTTTAAGTTCCTCTTTTTGATACGAGAGTTTGGAAAAAAGAGTCTTTATCTGGTCTGTCATATAATTAAAACTATCTGCAAGCTCTTTGAGCTCGTCTTTATTGCGGAGAATGACTCTGACATCGAAATCTCCATGAGCTACCTTGCGGGATGCCCTGTTCAATGCCCTGATCGGTTTCGATAAATTCCGTGAAAAGAAAAGTGCAGCCAGCAGTGAGAAGGTAACGATAATCATGGTTATAATGAGAATATTTCTCTTTAATAAGTGGAGTAGGCTCTTTATATCCTTTAAGAAAAGGCTCATTCTCAGGATATGGGTGATATGTCCGTCACTCTCCATTGGAATTGCAACATACAGCATCTCTTCTGTAACGGTAGTACTGAAACGCAACGTTTTACCGACCTCACCTTTTAGGGCCTCCATTATTTCGGGTCTTTTTCTGTGATTGTCCAGTAATTCTGGATTTTTTTCGGAATCAGCCAGGACTAAACCTGTCGAGTCTATGACCGTAATTCGGGACTGTATCTGGCTTCCGAGACTCTTGACCAATATGTCCAGTTTGTCAAATCTGCCTTCAGCTAAAAGGGGAGTTATCTTTAATTGCAGCGTCAGGCCCAGGTTTCTCAGGCTGTTTGTCAGGGTGTCTATGTGATGAACTTTTATTGCTTTAAAAGAGAGGGGGATGATTAAGGCTGAAAGAGTGCATATGACAAATAAGTAACCGCCAAAAATTTTAAAAAAAATTGATTTTTTCATGCCTTCAGTCTGTGTTTCCTGCCAGCGATCTTGATTTGAAAACAACTTGCTATACGAAATCCGGTAGTAAAAATAAAATGATACCATAATGCTTCTCACTATTTCCAAGCATTTCATCAAACTTTTTTATCCAGTTGGAGCTGGTATCGATGGAATTTCAGCCAGGGAAGAGTGATTGATATAAATGAGCTCAGATACAGATCCTGGAGCGTGATGAAAGATTCAATGGTTTCTGATCAGAACCGAAAAAAATATGTTGACTTTCAAATGAGAATGAGTATCATCCGTCTTAATTGAGACTCATTCTCTTGTAGCAGACCTGTTTTCTCGATCAAATGCTGCATCTATTATTTCCCAAAAAGGGAAAAAATTTTCAGCCTGTATTGATAGTGAGACTCAATCAAGACAGATGGGTTTGGGGTATTTTCTTTTGAGACGGTGAAGAGGTCTATTGATGGTTATGAATTCTTGAGAGTTTGCATAGGGTAAGAACAGTAAGATAAATGAGGAGAATTTTCCACTTTTATCTGCGAAATTCAATCTGAGAATTTTTTAATTGTAAGGAAACTGGAGGAAAAAGATATGAGCAGAAAGAGGGTTTTTTTAAGTTTTCCAATTGTTATTATTTTTGGGATGCTGTTTGCCGCGTTTCCAGGGGAAACACAGGCAATACCGCCATTTGCAAGGAAATACAAAACGGCATGTACGACCTGCCACTGGGGCACATTCCCG is drawn from Candidatus Scalindua sp. and contains these coding sequences:
- a CDS encoding sodium:alanine symporter family protein, with protein sequence MTILDEVTRFLEKVSGYIWSMPLVILLVGTGVYFSFRLIFPQLRKIGHSIAITRGKYDNPADAGDITHFQALCAALSATVGVGNIAGVAIAIHTGGPGALFWMWVAAFFGMVTKYAECTLSQKYRVVHGDGTVSGGPMYYIEKGLGSNFKWLAILFAACGLVATFGGGNMVQSNSMTIAFVDHFATQKYYEETPLSVLHKGKTIDRVDGVDLFIDVRDGRSLAIDVTEDETVGDFLHNINNHPDNSPKFVSAQIAMGNARIEIIDLTQGDHQFMLKSPGGVKVLKELGFIDNKGALTKSNDTKVATFVPERILLRSIIGIIISLVVGLVIIGGIRRIGKVAGKLVPFMSSIYVAGALFIICCHFTQIPHAFGLIFKHAFTPTSAIGGFAGATVLYTITWGVRRAAFSNEAGLGSAPIAHAAAKTTEPVREGLVAMLGPLIDTIVICSMTALVIIITGEWKSDADSSVLTKNAFNSGIPYFGGSIVSIGLILFAVSTAISWSYYGDRCAEYLFGKGAIIPYRWVYVAAIFVGAVMKLEFVWNFSDITLGLMALPNLIAIIALSGVVVSLTKDYFSRRHTRFK
- a CDS encoding NAD(P)/FAD-dependent oxidoreductase, giving the protein MIDKKQDKQMQENYDVVIVGAGPSGAMAARVLVEKGLRVLIIEKKRLPRYKICSGIIFRKSQDITDRYFGQIPKSAYVEPELLQGVRMWDCSGGYRDMPFSKEGRGAPNVWRSEFDHWLVRGSGAEVRDLFVFLGFDVEGDSLTLKCRDMREEREVRVTGKYLVSAEGGKSLIRAQLDPEFENGLRWFVAYQNYYEGESDLDPNLYHGFLDPQYGDVYAWFSVKDGLQIFGTAVKKGSMIAPYLMKYTEFLKDQFSLKLKEMVRKSGCVGNNMCPEGKFYLGKGNVLLVGEAGGFLNAFGEGISCALTSGLCAGEAIIKCLESGESALSLYTELTKHERRLTRLSWRMGGKMAGRNLMPL
- a CDS encoding DUF262 domain-containing protein translates to MSYESQSIRDAIEEVNRTYFLPAIQREFVWDTYRVEKLFDSIMGDYPISSFLFWKVREENKKDWASYEFIRNFDQDAPHNIYTELSGINKDIYLILWP
- a CDS encoding ATP-binding protein yields the protein MKKSIFFKIFGGYLFVICTLSALIIPLSFKAIKVHHIDTLTNSLRNLGLTLQLKITPLLAEGRFDKLDILVKSLGSQIQSRITVIDSTGLVLADSEKNPELLDNHRKRPEIMEALKGEVGKTLRFSTTVTEEMLYVAIPMESDGHITHILRMSLFLKDIKSLLHLLKRNILIITMIIVTFSLLAALFFSRNLSKPIRALNRASRKVAHGDFDVRVILRNKDELKELADSFNYMTDQIKTLFSKLSYQKEELKNIITSIKEGLCVLDRKGKILICNKSFERIVQNNSAKGKFYWEVLRELTFGELIKKARKEKTNLESEVVLEEKVYLCSATFCNKDELVATLHDITKIRNLEKTKKDFIVNVSHELRTPLTAIKGFIETMEDGIEEKNKYYLDIIKRNTDRVITIVDDLLLLSKLEEKNTGLESGEVNLKVLIENVLKIFSQRLTEKNIQLRYTTDEALPLLFADPFKLEQVFINLIDNAIKYTEKGEIQISLHRQGNEVTIQISDTGIGIPKKHLSRIFERFYVVDQSRSRKLGGAGLGLSIVKHIVLLHKGRIAVENIPGSGTKFIISLPIHQINSAG
- a CDS encoding BrnT family toxin — its product is MEFEWDKKKAASNEIKHGVSFQEAGTIFGDPLALTYNDPDHSINENRYITFGISRLGKNLVVSHTERGDKTRIISARQMTKNERTIYEEG
- a CDS encoding DUF456 domain-containing protein; translation: MIKVTCSLKHEGTAIIILIISLIIMFAGLMGIVLPIVPSTPVIWFGAFLYAFFDGFNKITWMMLIIFAAMTIFSLVLDYFGGIIGAKKFGATRWGIIGSIIGGIVGFFTGGLVGLIFGPFFGAVLFEILFGKDFKTAFKSGVGTIVGFLGGAVAKLVISVVMIGIFIWKVF